The Sphingobacterium bambusae genome includes a window with the following:
- a CDS encoding RagB/SusD family nutrient uptake outer membrane protein — translation MKNIKIYSCSLLSILFLLLGCTKDLDQYPSVETTSEAVYTSVDGYRSVLAKVYGSFAVAGNGRGDADPDMASATATWGYLRVYFNLQEVPTDEVIYTWAGGDNMVELQYMTWGASDTWVNAMYYRIYYTVALCNEFLRNATAEKIAQFGDADQREIASFAAEARFVRALAYSHAMDLYGNVPFVTEKDAVAAFFPPRIARADLFAYIEQELTQIAELLPEARQNQYGRVSRAAAWALLAKNYLNAQVYTGTARYADAVTASKKVIDSGYSLNADYKQLFNADNDKRINEIIFPIQADVERTTTWGATTYLVNGPIVGSMQAANYGVLSGWNSFRTLREFVGIFNTNDKRGDLWKNGQSLDVDDPSSSSQGYGLVKFTNLKDDGTYKTDEGLVSTDFPMIRLGDVYLMYAEAVLRGGGGSATEALALVNQLRQRAFGGTTGNIGQAQLTLDFILEERGRELFWECTRRTDLIRFGRFTGNSYLWQWKGGDVNGRSVDNKFNLYPIPTTDMTANPNLIQNTGY, via the coding sequence ATGAAAAATATAAAAATATACAGCTGTAGCTTGTTGTCGATCTTGTTTTTGCTACTTGGCTGCACGAAAGATTTGGATCAATATCCTTCCGTAGAGACGACGTCGGAGGCAGTGTACACCTCGGTAGACGGTTATCGCTCGGTATTGGCCAAGGTGTATGGCTCGTTTGCCGTGGCGGGCAATGGTCGCGGCGATGCTGATCCGGATATGGCCAGTGCCACCGCTACGTGGGGCTATCTTCGGGTATACTTCAACCTGCAGGAGGTGCCTACAGATGAGGTGATCTATACCTGGGCAGGGGGCGACAATATGGTGGAATTGCAATACATGACCTGGGGAGCATCTGACACCTGGGTAAACGCCATGTACTACCGCATATACTATACCGTGGCACTGTGTAACGAGTTTCTGCGCAACGCGACAGCCGAGAAGATCGCGCAGTTTGGCGATGCCGACCAACGTGAAATAGCCAGTTTTGCTGCCGAAGCACGTTTTGTGCGCGCGCTGGCCTATAGCCACGCGATGGATCTTTATGGCAATGTGCCCTTCGTGACAGAGAAAGATGCCGTAGCGGCATTTTTTCCTCCGCGTATAGCACGGGCCGATCTGTTTGCCTATATCGAGCAGGAGCTCACCCAAATTGCGGAACTACTGCCTGAGGCACGCCAAAATCAATATGGACGTGTGAGCCGAGCGGCAGCATGGGCGCTGTTGGCTAAAAACTACCTCAACGCGCAGGTGTACACGGGCACGGCTCGCTACGCCGATGCAGTAACCGCAAGCAAAAAGGTGATTGACAGTGGATATAGCTTAAACGCTGACTATAAGCAGTTGTTTAATGCCGATAACGATAAACGTATCAATGAGATCATTTTTCCGATTCAAGCGGATGTAGAACGTACCACAACTTGGGGCGCCACAACCTATTTGGTGAATGGCCCTATTGTGGGTAGCATGCAAGCGGCCAACTATGGCGTACTATCGGGATGGAACAGTTTTCGGACCCTGCGTGAGTTTGTCGGCATATTTAATACAAACGATAAACGGGGGGACCTCTGGAAAAATGGACAATCGCTGGACGTGGACGACCCTTCTTCATCAAGCCAAGGCTATGGACTGGTGAAATTTACCAACCTGAAGGATGACGGCACCTACAAGACTGATGAGGGCTTGGTGAGTACCGATTTTCCGATGATTCGCTTGGGCGATGTGTACCTGATGTATGCGGAAGCGGTGCTGCGTGGTGGTGGCGGTAGCGCAACGGAAGCACTGGCACTCGTTAACCAACTGCGGCAGCGCGCTTTTGGCGGCACAACCGGCAACATAGGGCAAGCGCAACTCACGCTGGATTTTATATTGGAGGAGCGCGGACGAGAACTTTTTTGGGAGTGTACCCGACGGACGGATTTGATTCGCTTTGGTCGATTCACGGGAAACAGCTACCTCTGGCAGTGGAAGGGTGGCGATGTCAATGGACGTAGTGTGGATAACAAGTTTAACCTGTATCCTATACCCACCACAGACATGACAGCAAACCCCAACTTAATACAGAACACGGGATACTAA
- a CDS encoding DUF5111 domain-containing protein has product MKKLIICAMALLVMACKKEGGQPAISGFEPAILHSSALDVQLDATARKKLALQLVWEESTLHSAQPIAQSTLKNRVEFATDASFATVAKQIEQVPASLSYTNEQLNSLVLGMGFVAGESKTLYARVASRLAANKEISYSNVVAIAITPYEPIADADYLYMANKELTQFPWKLCARKEDGMYDGFVKVDPWYNFYLTNEESANASLIYGSYPVDGNQYILYSGADRWNCWTSNGGYLYLTADVNKLTWKETVVESLAVTGDFNGWSTTATPMTYDQVAKVWKATITTTSAQQWGIKVLINGSWTWFFGAAEEEGVCTLYTADASGFAYDKVGTHTLVLDLSDPKAFTYTVE; this is encoded by the coding sequence ATGAAAAAATTGATTATTTGTGCAATGGCCTTGCTTGTCATGGCCTGCAAAAAGGAGGGAGGACAGCCCGCTATCTCGGGCTTTGAACCGGCGATACTGCACAGCAGTGCACTGGATGTGCAGCTGGATGCGACAGCACGGAAGAAGCTGGCCCTGCAGTTGGTTTGGGAGGAGTCGACCTTGCACAGTGCCCAGCCTATTGCCCAATCGACGCTAAAGAACCGCGTGGAATTTGCGACCGACGCTTCCTTTGCGACGGTAGCAAAGCAGATCGAGCAGGTGCCCGCATCCCTAAGCTACACAAACGAGCAGCTCAACAGCCTTGTGCTGGGCATGGGCTTCGTGGCCGGTGAAAGCAAAACGCTCTATGCGCGCGTGGCCTCCCGCTTGGCGGCGAACAAGGAGATTAGCTACAGCAACGTTGTGGCGATTGCCATCACGCCTTATGAACCCATAGCGGACGCGGATTACCTGTATATGGCCAATAAAGAATTGACGCAGTTTCCGTGGAAGCTTTGCGCTCGAAAAGAGGATGGTATGTATGATGGCTTTGTCAAAGTTGACCCCTGGTATAACTTTTACCTGACGAACGAGGAAAGTGCCAACGCCTCGTTGATCTATGGCTCCTATCCGGTGGATGGCAACCAATATATCCTTTATAGTGGCGCCGATAGATGGAACTGCTGGACCAGCAATGGGGGCTATCTATACCTGACGGCAGATGTAAACAAATTGACCTGGAAGGAGACGGTGGTGGAATCGTTGGCCGTGACCGGCGACTTCAACGGTTGGAGTACCACGGCGACGCCCATGACCTACGATCAGGTAGCCAAAGTATGGAAAGCTACGATTACAACCACGAGCGCTCAACAATGGGGCATCAAGGTGTTGATCAATGGCAGCTGGACTTGGTTTTTTGGTGCAGCTGAAGAGGAGGGGGTATGTACGCTGTATACTGCGGATGCTAGCGGATTTGCCTACGACAAGGTAGGTACGCACACGCTCGTCCTCGACTTAAGTGACCCGAAGGCATTTACCTATACGGTAGAGTAA
- a CDS encoding glycoside hydrolase family 53 protein, with amino-acid sequence MKSWKKYIGFLVVALALQSCDDKTTATPEQAPLALAKGADVSWITEMEASGIQFYNAGGASVDGIKLLQSLGMDAVRLRVWVDPQNGWCNKEDLLVKARRAKHLGMRLMVDFHYSDSWADPGQQTKPAAWADLSFEQLKAAVAQHTQEVLQLLKSNAITPEWVQVGNETGNGMLWDEGKASVNMANYAALNNAGYDAVKAVFPEAKVIVHVHNGYDNGLFRWLFDGLKTNGGKWDVIGMSLYPTKDNWQQRNSDCVQNINDMWSRYGSEVMICEVGMSWDEAEVAELWLTDLLQAVNKLPDDRVLGVFYWEPLAYAGWNGYTLGAFDNNGRPTRVFNAFK; translated from the coding sequence ATGAAAAGTTGGAAGAAATATATAGGTTTTTTGGTCGTGGCGCTAGCATTACAGAGCTGCGATGACAAAACGACCGCAACGCCGGAACAGGCGCCCTTGGCGCTGGCTAAAGGCGCTGATGTGAGCTGGATTACCGAGATGGAGGCATCTGGCATACAGTTTTATAATGCCGGCGGTGCGTCGGTGGACGGAATAAAATTGCTGCAATCGTTGGGGATGGATGCGGTGCGCCTGCGCGTATGGGTGGATCCGCAGAACGGATGGTGCAATAAAGAAGATCTTTTGGTGAAGGCGCGCCGCGCTAAACATTTGGGCATGCGCCTCATGGTGGACTTTCACTACAGCGACTCGTGGGCCGACCCGGGGCAGCAAACCAAACCTGCTGCTTGGGCCGATCTATCTTTCGAGCAGCTAAAGGCGGCTGTGGCACAGCACACGCAAGAGGTGTTGCAATTGCTGAAAAGCAATGCGATAACGCCAGAGTGGGTGCAGGTGGGCAATGAAACCGGTAATGGTATGCTATGGGATGAGGGGAAAGCATCCGTAAACATGGCGAATTATGCGGCACTGAACAATGCCGGATATGATGCGGTGAAAGCTGTTTTTCCGGAAGCGAAGGTGATTGTGCACGTACATAATGGCTACGACAATGGGCTCTTTCGCTGGTTATTTGATGGCTTAAAGACCAATGGTGGTAAATGGGATGTAATCGGCATGTCGCTTTATCCGACGAAGGATAACTGGCAACAGCGGAACAGCGACTGCGTACAGAATATTAACGATATGTGGAGCCGATATGGCTCGGAAGTGATGATCTGTGAAGTGGGCATGAGCTGGGATGAGGCGGAAGTGGCCGAGCTCTGGCTGACAGATTTGTTGCAGGCTGTAAACAAGCTGCCTGACGATAGGGTGTTGGGCGTATTCTACTGGGAGCCCCTAGCTTATGCGGGCTGGAATGGATATACCCTTGGAGCGTTTGATAACAACGGCCGACCTACGCGCGTGTTCAATGCGTTTAAATAA
- a CDS encoding DUF4982 domain-containing protein: MNNVLQFVSAFLCFIGLIPSLLYGQTVRESFTLEKNWRFFQGDAADAATNTFDDSRWQMVTVPHDWAIAGPFDRAHDLQEVAVTQNGEKKATVKTGRTGGLPYVGVGWYRNNFTVPKFGAGKKRVQLKFDGAMSEARVYVNGKEACFWPYGYNAFHCDVTDLIHTDGTVNKIAVRLENKPQSSRWYPGAGLYRNVHVIVTEDIHVPIWGTYVTTPYVTDSIASVRLETKLAQADGKLLRVLTDIIDAQGNVVAHKENQQKLNYGQPFVQNFEVRDPALWSPEQPALYQASSQIFVDGKLVDTYTTRFGMREIRFVADKGFYLNGKLRKFQGVCNHHDLGPLGAAINVSALRYQLQLLKDMGCDAVRTAHNMPAPELVELCDELGMMMMIEPFDEWEIAKCENGYHRFFDEWAERDMVNMIHHFRNNPSVVMWSIGNEVPTQCRPDGYKVASYLQDICHREDPTRPVTCGMDQVSCVLENGFASMLDIPGLNYRAHRYEEAYAKLPQNLVLGSETASTVSSRGVYKFPVRKLGDALYPDHQSSSYDMEHCSWSNLPDEDFALADDHHWTMGQFVWTGFDYLGEPSPYDTDAWPNHSSMFGIIDLASIPKDRYYLYRSVWNKTANTLHILPHWTWNDRVGEQTPVFVYTNYPSAELFVNGKSQGVQRKNNSSLQHRYRLMWMDVVYEPGELKVVAYDEQGKAVEEKTVHTAGKPYNIVLEPAQDSILADGRSLSYIRVKAVDKAGNLCPLDSSSVKFEVKGAGSFKAVANGDPTSLELFHVPEMRLFNGQMTLIVQASEQAGKIEVHARAKGLKQGRTQIVTQL; encoded by the coding sequence ATGAATAACGTACTGCAGTTTGTTTCCGCTTTTTTATGTTTTATAGGCCTTATCCCGTCCCTGCTATATGGACAAACGGTACGCGAATCCTTTACCTTGGAAAAGAACTGGCGCTTTTTTCAAGGCGATGCAGCAGATGCGGCAACGAATACCTTCGACGACAGCCGTTGGCAGATGGTGACGGTGCCGCACGACTGGGCTATTGCTGGTCCTTTTGATCGTGCACACGACCTACAGGAAGTTGCGGTGACCCAAAATGGGGAAAAAAAGGCGACGGTAAAAACGGGCAGGACTGGCGGGCTGCCTTATGTGGGCGTGGGCTGGTATCGCAATAATTTTACCGTGCCCAAATTTGGGGCGGGTAAGAAGCGTGTACAATTGAAATTTGATGGTGCCATGAGTGAAGCACGGGTGTACGTCAATGGAAAAGAGGCTTGTTTCTGGCCTTATGGCTATAACGCTTTTCACTGTGACGTGACCGACCTTATTCACACGGATGGCACGGTAAATAAAATTGCCGTGCGATTGGAAAATAAACCGCAATCTTCCCGTTGGTATCCCGGTGCAGGGCTATATCGCAACGTGCATGTCATCGTAACGGAGGATATTCATGTGCCGATATGGGGAACCTATGTGACAACGCCCTATGTGACGGATAGCATAGCTTCGGTGCGTCTGGAAACCAAACTGGCGCAGGCCGATGGTAAGTTGCTGCGTGTGCTGACAGACATTATCGACGCCCAAGGCAATGTGGTGGCACATAAGGAAAACCAGCAGAAATTAAACTACGGACAACCCTTTGTTCAAAACTTTGAGGTGCGCGATCCGGCCTTGTGGAGCCCTGAGCAACCTGCTTTGTATCAAGCATCGTCGCAGATATTTGTTGATGGGAAGCTTGTTGACACCTACACCACGCGTTTTGGCATGCGCGAGATACGCTTTGTGGCTGATAAGGGCTTTTACCTAAACGGTAAGCTACGCAAATTTCAAGGGGTATGCAACCATCACGACTTGGGGCCGCTGGGTGCAGCCATCAATGTGTCGGCGCTTCGCTACCAATTGCAACTGTTAAAAGACATGGGCTGTGATGCTGTGCGTACAGCGCACAATATGCCGGCGCCCGAACTGGTGGAGCTTTGCGATGAACTGGGCATGATGATGATGATTGAGCCCTTCGATGAATGGGAAATAGCGAAATGTGAAAATGGCTATCACCGCTTCTTTGACGAATGGGCTGAACGCGACATGGTCAATATGATTCACCATTTTAGGAATAACCCGTCGGTCGTGATGTGGAGCATAGGCAACGAGGTGCCTACACAATGCCGCCCCGATGGTTACAAGGTGGCTTCTTACTTACAAGATATTTGCCACCGTGAAGATCCCACGCGACCTGTTACCTGCGGCATGGATCAGGTGAGCTGCGTATTGGAAAATGGCTTTGCGAGCATGCTCGACATCCCTGGCTTAAACTACCGCGCGCACCGCTATGAAGAGGCCTACGCTAAATTGCCGCAAAACTTGGTGTTGGGATCAGAGACCGCGTCTACGGTAAGCTCTAGAGGGGTGTATAAGTTTCCGGTGCGTAAGCTGGGCGATGCACTCTATCCGGATCATCAATCATCGTCCTACGATATGGAACATTGCTCTTGGTCTAACCTTCCGGACGAGGATTTTGCGTTGGCTGACGACCACCATTGGACGATGGGCCAGTTTGTATGGACGGGCTTTGATTACCTTGGTGAGCCTTCGCCCTACGATACAGATGCTTGGCCCAACCACAGCTCGATGTTTGGTATTATTGATTTGGCCAGTATCCCCAAAGACCGTTATTACCTGTACCGCAGTGTGTGGAACAAAACAGCCAATACCTTGCATATATTGCCGCACTGGACCTGGAACGACCGTGTTGGCGAGCAGACGCCGGTGTTTGTGTATACCAACTATCCCAGTGCCGAACTTTTTGTGAACGGCAAGAGCCAAGGCGTGCAGCGTAAAAACAATAGCTCACTGCAGCATCGCTACCGCTTGATGTGGATGGATGTGGTTTACGAACCAGGCGAACTCAAGGTGGTTGCCTATGATGAACAGGGTAAAGCCGTAGAAGAAAAGACGGTGCATACGGCGGGTAAACCTTACAATATCGTGCTCGAACCTGCGCAGGATAGTATCTTGGCCGATGGGCGATCGCTATCTTACATCCGCGTGAAGGCGGTCGATAAAGCGGGAAACCTGTGCCCGCTGGATAGTTCGTCCGTGAAATTTGAGGTGAAAGGTGCTGGAAGCTTTAAGGCTGTGGCCAACGGCGATCCAACAAGTTTAGAGCTTTTTCATGTGCCGGAAATGCGCCTGTTCAATGGACAGATGACGCTGATCGTGCAAGCTTCGGAGCAAGCTGGAAAAATTGAGGTCCATGCCCGTGCAAAAGGACTTAAGCAAGGACGCACGCAAATCGTAACGCAGCTTTAA
- a CDS encoding DUF1349 domain-containing protein: protein MKTNKLSLTMLLLVCGIGLSQAQKLDKMTWFNEPSTWETSDNSLRMFVTPKTDYWRISHYGFTVDDAPFLYSNRGGEFEVKVKIYADYKARFDQSGLMLRIDHQNYIKAGIEFVDGKYNLSTVVTHNTSDWSVITLEKPIPFVWIKAVRRRDAVEVFYSFDDKTYTMMRNAWLQDNHPVMVGLMAASPDGDGFNASFEHFSIQHLPDERREEWLKK from the coding sequence ATGAAAACCAACAAACTTTCCCTCACTATGTTACTCTTAGTCTGCGGCATCGGCCTAAGCCAAGCGCAGAAACTCGATAAAATGACTTGGTTTAACGAACCCAGCACCTGGGAAACTAGCGACAATAGCCTGCGCATGTTTGTCACGCCAAAGACCGACTACTGGCGTATATCCCATTATGGATTTACGGTAGACGATGCTCCATTTCTATACAGCAACCGTGGTGGCGAGTTTGAGGTGAAGGTGAAGATCTATGCCGACTACAAGGCGCGCTTTGACCAGTCGGGCCTTATGTTACGCATAGACCATCAAAATTATATCAAAGCGGGAATCGAATTTGTGGATGGCAAGTACAACCTTAGCACGGTGGTTACCCACAACACCAGCGACTGGAGCGTCATCACGCTGGAGAAGCCCATCCCTTTTGTTTGGATCAAGGCAGTACGCCGCCGCGATGCTGTCGAGGTATTTTACTCCTTTGACGATAAAACCTACACCATGATGCGCAATGCTTGGCTACAGGATAACCACCCGGTGATGGTGGGGTTAATGGCCGCCAGTCCCGATGGTGATGGCTTTAACGCTAGTTTTGAGCACTTCAGCATTCAGCACCTACCCGACGAACGCCGCGAAGAGTGGTTGAAGAAGTAG
- a CDS encoding RNA polymerase sigma factor has protein sequence MKDELQWWEMFRVGDEASFKHIFERYQSLLFNYGYKFTQDEDLIDDAVQELFVKLWYNRENLGDTASVKNYLLKSFRRILTRKLERANRFFSLQHMASDSLPFDIELPHDVDIMRKERLEEIRTQLALALQKMSARQREVIHLRFFEELSYEEISDIMGLSVKDTYKLFYRAMDSLRKYMGPIHLLALLALVAHLRSSSS, from the coding sequence ATGAAAGATGAATTACAGTGGTGGGAGATGTTTCGCGTGGGCGATGAGGCATCGTTCAAGCATATCTTTGAGCGCTACCAATCCCTGTTGTTCAATTACGGCTATAAGTTTACCCAAGATGAGGATCTGATAGATGATGCCGTGCAGGAGCTCTTTGTGAAGCTATGGTACAACCGCGAAAATCTAGGCGATACGGCTTCCGTTAAAAATTACCTGTTAAAATCTTTCCGACGCATCCTGACCCGCAAATTGGAGCGTGCCAACCGTTTTTTCAGCTTGCAGCATATGGCCAGCGATAGCCTGCCCTTTGATATCGAGTTGCCCCACGATGTGGACATTATGCGCAAAGAGCGCTTGGAGGAGATCCGCACACAGCTGGCTCTAGCGCTACAGAAGATGTCGGCGCGGCAGCGGGAGGTGATACACCTGCGCTTTTTCGAAGAGCTGAGCTACGAGGAGATATCCGATATTATGGGACTATCGGTAAAAGATACATACAAACTGTTTTACCGGGCGATGGACAGTTTGCGGAAATATATGGGACCTATTCATTTACTTGCTTTGCTTGCCCTCGTGGCGCACCTCCGTTCGTCTTCTTCTTAA
- a CDS encoding FecR family protein, producing the protein MEPTFLTYKDFKAVDFFQDSRFTDSILTGDKEAQLFWAALAEVYPALAEEMAVAESWIVLIQSQRPYVGKRSAESRWKAVQDRLPSYARQQVRVRRIYQSLRWSAGIAALFLAVILIYEVSQFGTKQLGTTFGERREVLLPDASRIQLNSNSKLHYVRNWKTDKPREVWFEGEGMFQVKHTALKNRLRQNDLFVVHVGDLSLTVLGTTFNVKDRRGRIEVTLFEGSVRIQGDKGLDRMLLPGETFVYDEQAQAEQIVQKNVDGVSSWTRGELNVEHDNLANIIDVLEDNYGYQVILQDSSLLNKRLTGTIPVKSINDILFVLKHTMDVRIRVDNKQIFINPN; encoded by the coding sequence ATGGAACCCACGTTTTTGACATACAAAGATTTTAAGGCCGTCGATTTTTTTCAAGACAGCAGGTTTACCGACAGCATCCTGACGGGCGACAAGGAAGCGCAGCTCTTTTGGGCAGCGCTGGCGGAGGTGTATCCTGCCCTTGCCGAGGAGATGGCGGTGGCCGAAAGCTGGATAGTGCTGATACAAAGCCAAAGGCCATATGTGGGCAAGCGATCGGCAGAATCGCGTTGGAAAGCTGTTCAAGATCGATTGCCGAGCTACGCGCGGCAGCAGGTACGCGTGCGTCGCATCTACCAAAGCTTGCGCTGGTCGGCCGGTATTGCGGCCTTATTTCTAGCGGTGATCTTGATCTATGAGGTAAGCCAATTTGGTACCAAACAGCTGGGCACCACCTTTGGCGAACGTAGGGAGGTGCTGCTGCCCGATGCATCGCGCATACAGCTGAACAGCAACTCTAAGCTGCACTATGTGCGCAACTGGAAAACGGACAAGCCGCGCGAAGTATGGTTTGAAGGAGAGGGGATGTTTCAGGTGAAGCATACCGCCCTCAAAAATCGCCTGCGCCAGAACGATCTGTTTGTGGTGCATGTGGGCGACCTATCCCTCACGGTGTTGGGAACCACCTTTAATGTGAAGGATCGCCGTGGACGCATCGAGGTGACACTCTTTGAAGGGAGCGTGCGTATTCAAGGCGACAAAGGACTGGATAGGATGCTGCTGCCGGGCGAAACCTTTGTCTACGATGAGCAGGCACAGGCCGAACAGATTGTGCAGAAAAATGTCGATGGCGTTTCTTCGTGGACGCGCGGCGAACTTAATGTAGAACACGACAACCTAGCGAACATCATCGATGTGCTGGAAGATAATTATGGCTATCAGGTTATTCTTCAGGATTCAAGTCTCCTAAATAAGCGCTTAACAGGGACCATTCCGGTGAAGAGTATCAACGATATCCTCTTTGTCCTCAAACACACGATGGATGTACGTATACGTGTGGATAACAAACAAATATTTATCAACCCTAACTAG